A genomic region of Metopolophium dirhodum isolate CAU chromosome 1, ASM1992520v1, whole genome shotgun sequence contains the following coding sequences:
- the LOC132934946 gene encoding protein mahjong-like, translating to MEQSVSELTNLLQRWEDKMTTPNYNPIPTLIKMNDKCGNCFKLRFLCPCVHGTETKKYRIKDTDNFDDHHPSRIDPNCVLGKMYEVLFRRDSLMNKLLMDYLKEHHSPRQTEDDHNLNVAVCRLIMNLIPGLETTVVFESGANDRLIQRLFTWAENSNDPLQTYATGLLASFMELTDTATNFKDNNNKLVPIILDRLHSYYTKFCEETEINQSTQPYQNTNSEQPNDNTDAPSSKRKKREENGICSDINSSYPESIASNWIQIYSPTLTTKLVYCLKYLVPTGEYQEFLSHTYGKNALNLVMKIINSSEKQNGYITFEALKYLTALLCHKNFVTEFIDSHGLQVLVTLMTIKTPITHVDTIRGLASRALAGLARSESVRQIIRKLPLFNSGQLQGLMENPVLQEKRQEHVTFQKYALELIELVSEEKKSNGASLTSLENINRANVVAQTEINYKEQQFHFLLYQHYMKKGWFSTVESIARDTNLNISEKNLTPFTYISYCCNRSYRGGISPVSSRHMIQFKKPELANSSNGPLGAVFRASGRNSTPKRLNIIRRSKNLPKPEPEQEGMAAGGMNDNITSGSNVKI from the exons cggaaacaaaaaaatatcgtataaaAGACACAGATAATTTTGATGATCACCATCCATCTCGAATAGACCCTAATTGTGTATTGGGCAAGATGTATGAGGTTTTGTTTCGCAGAGATTCTTTAATGAATAAg TTACTAATGGATTATTTAAAAGAACATCATTCGCCAAGACAAACTGAAGATGACCACAATTTAAATGTTGCTGTGTGTAGGCTTATAATGAATCTCATACCAGGTTTAGAAACAACTGTTGTATTTGAAAGT ggTGCAAATGATCGACTTATTCAAAGGTTATTCACTTGGGCAGAAAATTCTAATGACCCATTGCAAACTTATGCAACAGGATTATTGGCATCTTTTATGGAGTTGACAGACACTGCTACTAATTTTAa agacaataataataaacttgtaCCGATTATATTGGATCGTCttcattcatattatactaaattttgtGAAGAAACAGAAATTAATCAAAGCACGCAGCCATATCAAAATACAAATAGTGAGCAGCCTAATGATAATACAGATGCTCCATCTTCAAAGAGGAaaa aaagagAAGAAAATGGTATTTGCAGTGATATTAATTCTTCCTATCCAGAGTCTATTGCAAGTAATTGGATACAAATCTATTCACCTACTTTGACTACAAAATTAGTTTACTGTCTCAAATATTTAGTACCAACTGGAGAATATCAAgag TTCTTAAGCCATACCTACGGGAAAAATGCACTCAACttagtaatgaaaataattaattcttcaGAAAAACAAAATGGTTATATAACTTTTGAAGCATTAAAATACTTAACTGCTCTTTTATGCCATAAAAACTTTGTCACTGAATTTATTGACTCACATGGATTACaa GTTTTAGTTACTTTAATGACTATCAAAACACCAATTACTCATGTTGACACTATACGAGGATTAGCAAGTCGTGCATTAGCTGGATTGGCTCGCAGTGAATCAGTTCGCCAAATTATCAggaaattacctttatttaacaGTGGCCAATTACAag gtttaatGGAAAATCCTGTATTACAAGAAAAACGTCAAGAACAtgtaacatttcaaaaatatgctTTAGAGTTAATTGAATTAGTTtcggaagaaaaaaaaagtaatggcGCATCACTGACATCATTGGAAAATATAAATCGa GCAAATGTTGTTGCACAAACTGAAATTAACTACAAAGAACAACAATTTCACTTTTTATTGTATCaacattatatgaaaaaaggTTGGTTCTCAACTGTAGAATCAATAGCACGAGATACAAATCTTAATATATCCGAGAAAAATCTTACGCCATTTACATATATTTCCTATTGCTGT AATCGGTCGTATAGAGGAGGAATATCCCCTGTAAGTTCTAGACACATGATACAGTTCAAAAAACCTGAATTAGCCAATTCATCGAACGGTCCTTTAGGTGCTGTATTTCGTGCAAGCGGAAGAAATTCAACTCCAAAACGTTTGAATATCATtag acGATCAAAAAATCTACCGAAACCGGAGCCAGAACAAGAAGGAATGGCAGCAGGAGGgatgaatgataatattacaagtgGTAGCAACGTCAAAATATAA
- the LOC132934953 gene encoding WD and tetratricopeptide repeats protein 1-like: MSSATKSQNILQLIRNRELNDHIRTKYALKSNMDYKCISKLGLLAQFKRHGESVNCLQWNESGSILASSDDDHQVILWDPFLQKVKTTLTTLHHDSIYSVKFIPGCNDNIVATGSGDWSSHTYNVTTGQKLSSCICSQGIINRLAVANDSPGLYWCASEDGCISQHDMRMSHECATEKSKTTLVTIYGNLGEKIEAKCLDINQLRTEQLAVGANDQYVRLYDRRMIQSLSSFNMNYHSKYDSNVVNNTLQYFVPGHMHSNDNETKKYIITYLTFNPDGKELLANYGCECVYLYNLVNRADNAFFNIPKVMKVPRENIEGFSTDLIDDHVPVPYLILPNNVLQLKLKANYLFEKEDYTAAILLYNEALNIHECGELFSNRAAAYIKRKWHGDLYAALKDCVTALKLEPYHMEAHFQLAVSLFQLDKLKDSKMYLDQFTMNYPSYKTSVAYKCLYSDLLNALSNNKDKFDGKKLLESLDSKSNVLDVIHIEQAQKTTFEKYFRNQAKDYHRRYYGHINIFTDNKEANFFGSRNQFIVAGSDDGLFFVWDKNTEENLLILKGDNFIVNCIQPHPSEFLLATSGLDMEVKLWSPLSDEESKADLCKMDLTQLMWLLDVINMEWLFYLIV, translated from the exons ATGTCTTCAGCaacaaaaagtcaaaatattttgcagtTGATAAGGAATCGAGAATTGAac GATCACATCCGCACAAAGTATGCATTAAAAAGTAACATGGATTACAAATGTATTTCAAAACTTGGATTACTCGCTCAATTTAAAAGACATGGAGAAAGTGTTAATTGCCTACAATGGAATGAAAGTGGAAG caTCTTAGCATCATCTGATGATGACCATCAAGTAATATTATGGGAtccatttttacaaaaagttaaaactacTCTTACAACATTACATCATGACAGCATATATTCTGTTAAG tttatacctggttgtaatgataatatagttgCAACTGGATCTGGTGATTGGAGTTCACATACATATAATGTAACAACGGGTCAAAAATTAAGCAGTTGCATTTGTTCTCAAGGAATAATCAACCGTCTAGCTGTAGCAAATGATTCGCCTGGTCTTTATTGGTGTGCTTCAGAAGATGGATGCATTAG CCAACATGATATGAGAATGAGCCATGAATGTGCTaccgaaaaatctaaaactACTTTGGTGACGATATATGGTAATTTAGGAGAGAAGATTGAAGCTAAATGCTTAGATATTAACCAACTTAGAACTGAGCAGCTTGCAGTTGGTGCTAATGACCAATATGTGAGATTGTATGACCGCAGAATGATTCAATCACTGTCATCGTTTAATATGAACTatcattcaaaatatgataGCAACGTTGTTAACAATACACTCCAATATTTTGTACCAGGTCACATGCATTCAAATgacaatgaaacaaaaaaatatataattacttatttgaCTTTTAATCCTGATGGAAAAGAGTTGTTGGCTAATTATGGTTGTGAatgtgtatacttatataacttaGTGAATCGAGCAGATAATGCATTTTTCAACATCCCTAAAGTTATGAAAGTTCCTC GAGAAAACATTGAGGGTTTTTCTACAGATTTAATAGATGATCATGTTCCTGTTCCTTATTTGATACTacctaataatgtattacaGTTAAAATTAAAG gcaaattatttatttgaaaaagaaGACTATACTGCTGCTATTCTACTTTATAATGAAGCTCTAAATATTCATGAATGTGGTGAACTGTTTTCGAATAGAGCTGCAGCCTATATTAAAAGAAAGTGGCATGGAGACTTGTACGCAGCTCTCAAAGATTGCGTGACTGCATTAAAATTGGAGCCTTATCATATGGAAGCACATTTTCAGTTGGCAGTAAGCCTGTTTCAACTGGACAAGTTAAAagattctaaaatgtatttagatcAGTTCACAATGAACTACCCATCATACAAAACTAGTGTTGCATACAAATGTCTTTATAGTGATTTATTAAATGCACTAtctaataataaagataaatttgaTG gaaaaaaattgcTTGAATCGTTGGATTCTAAGTCCAATGTTCTAGATGTGATACATATTGAACAAGCTCAAAAGACAACTTTTGAGAAATACTTTCGTAATCAGGCAAAAGATTATCATCGAAGATATTATGGgcatatcaatatttttactgaCAACAAAGAAGCAAATTTTTTTGGAAG TCGAAATCAATTCATAGTTGCTGGTTCAGATGatggtttattttttgtatgggATAAAAATACAGAGGAGAATTTGCTCATACTGAAAGGAGATAAtttcattgtaaattgtatacaaccACACCCTTCCGAATTTTTGTTGGCAACTAGTGGTTTGGATATGGAAGTCAAATTATGGAGTCCATTATCAGATGaagaat CCAAAGCAGATTTATGCAAGATGGACCTGACACAATTGATGTGGCTACTTGATGTGATCAATATGGAATGGCtattttatttgattgtttAA